Genomic window (Aethina tumida isolate Nest 87 chromosome 4, icAetTumi1.1, whole genome shotgun sequence):
tttatagtataaaaaatattatattttttcacagaattatgttaaaattaatttttttatgaaacttaaaatataccCATTTCAAAAAGTGCTTAATCCatgttttacaattgaaataaaaaataaagatccTCGTGtcgtgtatttaaaaaaatgtgttgttAGTCCATTGACTCGTTACTGTGTCATTTGTAGTGTACGAACGACAGTCTCAAGCACTCAACAAACATCAATTCGtccgataataaataaaacacacgcGCACATATAGATaggtttaatattgttttcgcGGCAGCTACATTAACATTCAGCTACGCGTTTGTTTGCCGGCAAACCATCCAACGACTGATAAAACACCAGAGGACTCAATTAAAACCGTCCTTGGCGACATATTTGCCGAAGACGTGAGTAAATGTTTGTCCACAATCTGTTGTTAACTGATGACATTAACGCAAACACGTTCCAGAAATAACGAACTAGTACCGAACACCTCGATTAACCTTCGCTTTCTGTTTTGTTGCAGTGATAGAGGCCCGGAACGCCGCCAACTTGGAGGCGGGCGTGATAGAGTCGGAACTGCCCAGCTACACGATAGCTTCGGGTCTGCCCAGCTACGAGGAGGCGTTGGAACAGCTCAAGAAGGTCAAGGAACTGTCGTCGGGGATTCCCGCGTCGAAGACCAACGAGAATTGGGTGCCCAGGACGCCTCCCACCCCCATCAACTCCTTGTCGGTGGTCAATCTGTTCCAGTACTACAAACAGTCCGAACTGTCCAAGCCCACGTGATCCTTGCGACTGTGGACGATTGAAATTGTGATAATTTGACTGACAGTCGGTGGAGCAAAGAAGACGTATCACAGAACGAATCCTGCTGGCCGGGCCAAAGTTCGGTTTGTTCTAGAACTGAACACCACGGAAACAAGGAggaacacaaaaataaattagcttGTAgacatttaagtaattaattaagttcgccattttttgatgaaaaatgCAAACGGAATCTGCCAAATAAACTGTAACATTTTTGATTGTCCTTCATTACATTGAAATGAATCTACTTAGAATATCATCAACGATATGGTAATGGActgatgaaatttaaatgtgtatataGTTACATGacgtatgtattttaaatatgaataattgtaTTACTAAAAAGGCTGTGTCTAGAGTTAAGAAGCGCATGCAGATGAACACaactctttaaattatttatttttgcattttgcactttaataatgtttatctaGTTCAAGTGGTTTGTGTTCACctgtaaaatatatcaaaaactaatatttgttACTTAAGAGAAAagtgataattatatttaagtctGATGACGTTTTATGTCAGTCTTTAACTTAGtttaaacatgtaaatatttgttaaataaaagtccATTTTGTCTGAGCTGCAAATTGCTTTATTGTTCCCTACCTAATAACTAATGGATCCTTTTTTTAGCACCAAAACGgtgataaaatgttaaattaacagatcgagttatttttgaaaaatgtgtcCCTGataaaggaatattttaatacgatAAAAATAGAATGCCTAAAATGTCAGAATTTATTAACCAATACAAATTGTGTGAACAACGGTAAGTACAATCactattatctttaaaatattattaattgaattacaattttattttattaatattacgcAACAATTTACTgacaaagaatattaattatttatgataaataatgaattcattaattttaaaaaaccattaaagaataaatttgtttgtgtgaaacaatctataataaatgttaacataattaataaaaaaataagttagattacattaataaaaacgcTAATTATACTCTTAAATTAAGTTCACACCTTCTAGTTTCTtcagtcaaattaaaattattaacactgaccgattaatttaataacatcgaATTCGTTAATAACGTTtgtgcatttaaaaaaattaccacGTACACTCGAATAACCGaacgataataataaattattttaccgcgaatataataatttttacgtcATCAACGCATACTCTTTTGATTTATAACGATATTCaaagaaaatgttaatgtatacaattaaataattaatagtacgATCTGAGATACGGTACCGGATATTGTGCAGAAcgtgtaattttttaacaatttacgcAATGTCATTTTCCCCTTGGTACTATTTGTTTTTCCGCAAAAACATCGATAACGTAATGGAAAAACATACGTTGATATTTAATCGATGAATTGTTTAAACTGTTAAAGGGAGTGACGtttcctatttaaaattatcgatCTGTGAACTTAATGATTGTCTTAGGAAATGAGTTTCTTACACGCCCACATTAAACGTGcacaattgatttaattaattggatgTCGagcaatttatttgaaatatatggaTCAAACCATCAAGGTTTATGAACCTTTCAATATCACAGGAACAAACGCTTTAAAATCGACGAGGAAGTGTTAAATAGATATGACTCTAGAGGTTAGTCAACTGCCCTGATTCACGTGTTTCGTCCAGCattcatttaaaaagataacGAAAGGTTAATAAGAAGATTTTAAAACGAGATTTCCTTCCTTAACACCAAAAGGTTGTTACTAccgtgtttaatttttaaatgtaggtATTGTTGgttgtaattttaagttgTCCATGCAGGTGTTGCAAAGTAGCTTGTCAAAGGAACAATTGTCATCCAATATTTGGATGAGGAACTGTTAAGCCAGACAGATCCGCTACGATATTGGTATTATGTGCATTTGCTAAAGGAAATGTACCACCTTGATCTTGAAGGTTAGTATAGTACTACGATTCGATAACCATCGGCGAGTTCGCCGTGCAACTGAATGAATATCGTGGAACCTTGTCAAGACAAAACTTCACCCAAGTAGAAATTTCATTGAACCCAAAACTGAACGGAAGGTGGAACGAATCTGTCgttctaaatttattgtttttttttttttcgtgttAATGCCGTGAAATTTTCTACCTTGCTCCAAGGTACTGGTTCCTTAATTAGGCACACCAAAAACTGTGAAATTGTAATTTCAAACATtctattttccaaaatttcccATTATCAACCAGGCGAGTTAAACAGTTAATTCACTCTTTGTTGTTTTAGTTACAAGAGATAACATGTTATTTGTGGTGCGACTTAACGTAatctaaaaacttttaaaacgtGCATAATAACTAAAAAGTAACGAACGATAACAATAATTCTTTGCGTCAAAGACCACTTTATGGTCGTATCCAGTTGGTGAACACAAAAGCGGTTCATTTAACTGTTTGCCGCTCATTGTCTGCGTAACACCTGTGGTCCGTacctgttattttatttaaaatcggaCGTCTTCTGAATTCAATTCTTTTGACGgaagatttacatttcaaAGTTTATCGGCTTCGGCGTCACTTTATGATCTTTTGTAATTCAGttacagtttaattatttattcaaaagtttATTTGATATGTAAATATACAGAGTCGTGCACATAAGATCTGTACAGAATTCGGATAGACAAATTTGGCTTATCTTACCTTAgtacataaaattacaattatggaGATATAAAACGTCAGttagtttcaaaatgtttctatcaataaataaatgaagaaagttaaaacaacaatttaacatttggatgataaacatttcataaaagagtttaattgaaattttatccaGTCAATCCTCAAGGATATATTCCAGTAAAGAAAAAACCATGGGAATCAAAAACGAATATTTGAACAAGACTAAAAATTTgctcaaaaatgtattaatcatCCTCTGTAAATTTGACGAAGAGTACTTTAGAATGATAAATCAATGTTCAATGGAACAAAATCAgatggtaaaaaatacattcattgtcctcttaataaaaaattggctCCCAAATACGCTACAAACACTTTGAAACACGATGGAggaaaaattttggtttgaGGCTCCTTTCTTTGGTATGGGATAGAAGTACCATTTCGAACATAACATCATGAgaaagagagagagagagtaATGGAATCATTTGCCAACGGCATTTTACCCATTTACCAATAGATTTTTATGTAATGATacgttgtttaaaattgattgaatcatGATGAGATTCTCGATTGGACAACGTAAACACTATTGAAAACTTGTGGAACGACATGTAATCTTGATTAAAACACCACAaagcatcaaatttaaatgaactgttgatatttcatttaaccTTTACCTCACCATTTACAAGTAGTTATAAAGTCTTAATTCTGTTTTGTGCAAGGAAATTTATAGTCAGTTTAGTTAATCTGTTGTTTCAagtgaaatttttgttttctttgaaTCAGGATTAATTTTAGACCAACCTGTTTCAAACACCAAATATAAATCGCTCTTGAATTgtacaaaactttaaatagaaTTGCAAGagctgtaaataaaataaaacggcttaaatttgtttcattataattaaattattatttttttctatgaaATAACGAAATGACTaatgattttttgatttacacTACTTTATATACTTGTACTTagtttatacttattttatatcgACCCTAGTTTTCTACATATTATGTCCATCTCTCCGGCAATTTATAGATACCATCCCAAAAGAAAGGTTCATCTTTCCTTGACATTCGCTCGTCGAGCCATTTTCGTACACCCTCGAAAGTTTTTGAGTCTTATTCAGTTAATGCGTGTCCCATCGAAGAGAATAGGCGATACTCAGAAGGCGCCAGGTCTAGAGAAGACAGCGGGTGGCATGTGGGTTCCTAAATCAAGCGAAGAAATCGTTTCTATGACCACTTTTACTGAATGTACAGTAACATCGTCATGCTGCAGACTTTGCATTGTCTTCGAGCTCATTTTGAGGATGTAATATTACTCCTTTCTTATCCTACAAACCTACAACACTGCATCGTCTTCTTCCCAAAGCAATACCATCTTACTATGTTGTTGTCCATGGCGTTATCCATGACTTTTTTATGTatgattttcaaaatatatctatttttcatCTCCAATTATAATCCGATGCAAAAAACCTTCTTTTTGTGGCGTAAAAACATCATTTCGCACATAGTGCTGCTCCACCATCATTTGTTGTGTCATCTTCGTCCAATAATGCGTTCGTTGTCTTCAACGTAACAGTAGTAGTAGTAACATTGAAGTCACTACTTTTGAAACATTAAAGTCAACGTTCACAAGTCTTAAGGGTTGGAACAAGAATTCAGCGACTCTCCGATGCCATTTTGATTGattaaacaagaaaaacaACTAAACGAATATGATGTTTTGTAGTACCTATATGTCTTACCAACAAAATAGTGCTTTAGGTTCGACATATACTTCAATAGATTTTATGCACCAGCTCTTGATTCAGAAAAACGGCTTACACACTtggtaaaatgaaacaaacactGCAATGTATAAGACAATTTATTGCTACAATAATacgtaaataatatacattacacAAATAACAAtacagtaataattaatacaattagtCCTTAACATTAGGGGGAATTTTAGGCTTACACTTAAACCTATGGGGggtaaaatatacaatgagAAATGGAACAACGCAACGAATCgcgttaaagttaaaaattttaaagacaacAAATCCACGCCATCCAAAACCGTTTTTGATGATCTTCAAACaacttataatataaataaatctcacTTGGATTGTGGAATTTGAAGAACAGCAAATTGGAGATATGTCTTTTGAGTGGCTTGGATTTTCGCCTTGAATCTCGAAATTGGCAATATACAGGATACATGAACATGTTTATGTAGCTTTGGAAGAAATAAtgctataaataaatcacaaattaaGGAATCTTATGACTAGCTGTAAGATTTTGGAAAAAAAGAGGCCTTGACACTTATGCTGCCAcacatgtatatatatataatctaattggcccaaaatcaacaattaaCTGGTGCACGTCAAACAAGTTAATTACActaaataattacagtaaaatGGAATGGAAATAATCTTGATATGTCTTATTACCAACTTAAGATCGTTTTAATGTTAAAGTAGACACCGATTTGCGTAACATTATTAACATTGTTTAGTACTTGTCATCCGCGAAGAATGCACTTCATCCCTAAAAACAAATGTCTACAATCTAGAATTTCCTACATTTGAATTGACCTAACTTTTTTTCTACACATGTGAACAATTgagcaaaataaattagacggaaagatttaaaattaatagtttatagCATAAATAATACAGTCTCAAATATATcaacattaaaaactattcGCTAAAATtgtatgatataaaataaataaccacGTTCACCTGAACAACCCCAATCAACTCGCCACAATCCCAATAATACGTTTGttctttttgtaaaaatatttatatacataacaATCAGCGTTTCtgttatatacaattaaaaacaaggCATTGACGAGATAATTGAGCGTCCGGTGCCACGAAATCCAATTGGAAAACTTATACGTGTATAAAGCGGACGCTCCGGTAAAACACACGGCAATCAGACCACCCAAAACGAAACCATGGTGTACAGGAAGATGAAACCGTAAAATGAAACCGACGACCGGGTGTGTGGGGACAACGGAGAAGACAATAATGAGTATTGGAGCGTTCGAGCTTAAACGGTAGAAGATCGCACGCGTTCCGCCAGAGCCTCGGGTTGTGGAAAGTGAGTCACGCGCCGAAGACACGCATCAAACGTGACTGTCGAACGTGGGGGCGCCCGTGAAGCTGATCGGCTGCGCGTTGTCCACCAGGTTCGACTTCATGTTGCTCGTTGGTCGGGAGCCGGGCGCCGCCTCCAGGTCGGCCGCTGCGGCTTGTCGCATCTCTTCCGCGGTGGCCCTAAATCGACACAAcacgaataataattaatggctaAGCAATTGTAACGACGGCGTCCACGTCGTTTGGGCAAATTACTACGTACTCTGGAAATAAGCTCATGCTCCCTACTGTTAGTGAATTGCATGCAAGCCTTTGTTTTGTGCCCGAAATTGgagatgtaaaatatttaatattaataaaattacagttacagtgcagtacaaaaatttcaagtcACAGACATCAACATATATTTCGGACACGAGAAATATTAGCaggaataaattacaaagCCACACAAATACCGGTGAGTAATGTTATGTACTTTTAGTGGGGTGAAGCGACGTCGGGACGCTTATGTAGGACGCCACACGTCCGGATCTTCCATCAGGGTGGTATGGTGATCGGTGCTGGCCATGCCGGTAGGCGATGTGGCCAGATTGGGAGATGCGGCCGCCGCCATTTCCTCCCTTGATGCCCTGCGTTACGTGTTAACAAGGAGGAGAAACACACACACTTTGTTAGTCACACTAATttgtttcgtttatttttttttttgtgacgggactataattttcatatttataaatatataatttaaaaaaattgctgtaaaattgttttaaatgaattatgtaGTATTATATACAGTATGGCCCATATGAACCGGGatttttacttctttttcaattttaaaacattacatattttcttataGAAACAGTCGCATGTTTTTTTAACCAAAACTACAACTTACTGGGTATTTTTTTAGGcatgaaaatttaagtaatcaTATTAGCAAAATCCACCACTGAATTAAGCACCTCctgaaatgataaattatgcatattcataattctgtagaaaaattaaaaatcatatttttatgatagtCTAACTGTCATGTGAAAAATAGCATAAATTTTCGTCAATTATattgacttatttatataattttaatactaaaaaatatttgttatgtttaatctcaatatagaatatagaatataaggaatacataaaatatatagaacatatgaaatatatagaatatatagaacatttaaatatatggaatatatagaacatatagaatatatagtaaatattgaatatatatatatatatatgttagcttacgtcatcaccttcaccgatggaccgatgcgacgtgctcacatctatttagactagttttgttttataagcaaatctgaagtatttgtttacatttaatattcggggcagttcttaagaaagaaccaggcagtcaagctttagatgtagagggttaaagtacgtttgttgtaataaagcgtattattgtgaatttagtgttttaatcaaactaaaatgacagattaacagtcgctaatctatcatcagaagtgggatatcttctcgtgaattatttccggaagaaaggacctaaaaaaaaaaatttttttttgtgtttctttgtgaACAAACAATGGCAGACAATAGTGAAAAAACGCGACCGCGCAGTGAGTCCGAACGTTGTGAACATTACCAAAAGTGCATCGGAGAGAGACTAGCAGCAAGAAAGTAACAACAGATTCCAAAATCAaaacatggaaattttatCGACAACATTGAAGATGGCTGCGCAGAAGGTTTAAGTGTGGCTGCAGCGCAGTTTCGACTTGtaagatttagaaattgcatttgaggaatatgacttgaatttgtcaggaatggacgagtgggttacgaaagaaataaaagaacaaccgaATGCCGTTTGATCTCTTGATGATGTGATGTGCCCTGCTCGACCCATTCAAGAATGTCTTAAGAACTTAAGAAAGGACACTGACGcccttaaatatacaaaaatgtaactttttccaaacatctgtgaaatatttaggtgTGATCGAAAAAGGACTGGCTGGATATTTTATACATCTTGTGAAAAACTTTGCAACTTTAACAGCACCGATATCTGCACTGTTACGTGAGGGAAAATCTTTTGAATGGAcatgtaaatgtgaaaatgtacGATTGACATCTTATccgattttcaacatttttgatctgGAATTGTCAACCGAACTACATACAGAAGCAAGTTCGTTAGGATTAGATGTCGCTATTAGCTGTCGAATAGAGGAAAGTTGAAACCAAAGTATCACG
Coding sequences:
- the LOC109601369 gene encoding protein commissureless 2 homolog; translated protein: MDEGLMLTFRPSNVDFDSIDFNNTSILIAPAVNDVSAITDPEYEQFLADVWVGIVLTLMVLSCVCFMCSCLIYHKFQQWKSRVIEARNAANLEAGVIESELPSYTIASGLPSYEEALEQLKKVKELSSGIPASKTNENWVPRTPPTPINSLSVVNLFQYYKQSELSKPT